The following coding sequences lie in one Flavobacterium cyclinae genomic window:
- a CDS encoding dimethylarginine dimethylaminohydrolase family protein — MLNLNIKNETSRLRAVVLGTAISNGPTPTIEEAYDPKSLEHIKAGTYPVEADMVNEMEAFNKVFQKYDVKVYRPQIIENYNQIFSRDIGFVIDDIFIKANILPDRERELDAIQYVIDQIDPNKVVRPPEEVHVEGGDVMPWNDYIFVGTYKGSDYKDYITARTNMHGVNFLKELFPNKIVKEFDLVKSKIEPRDNALHLDCCFQPVGTNKGIIYKSGFREEADYMFLVNLFGKENLFHIEREEMYHMNSNVFSIAPDVVVSEKNFTRLNNWLREQGFTVEEIPYAEIAKQEGLLRCSTLPLIRD; from the coding sequence ATGCTAAATTTAAATATTAAAAACGAAACTTCTCGTTTGAGGGCCGTGGTGTTAGGAACCGCAATAAGTAACGGTCCAACACCTACTATTGAAGAAGCTTATGATCCAAAATCATTAGAGCATATTAAAGCCGGAACCTATCCTGTGGAAGCAGATATGGTAAACGAGATGGAAGCATTTAATAAAGTGTTTCAGAAATACGACGTAAAAGTCTACAGACCTCAAATTATTGAAAATTACAACCAAATTTTCTCAAGAGACATCGGATTTGTTATCGATGATATTTTTATAAAAGCCAATATTTTACCAGACAGAGAACGTGAATTGGATGCCATTCAATACGTTATTGATCAAATTGATCCTAATAAAGTAGTTCGCCCACCAGAAGAAGTGCATGTAGAAGGGGGAGATGTAATGCCTTGGAATGATTATATTTTTGTAGGAACTTATAAAGGTTCAGATTACAAAGATTATATTACAGCCAGAACCAATATGCATGGTGTAAATTTCTTGAAAGAATTATTCCCAAATAAAATTGTAAAAGAGTTCGATTTAGTAAAATCGAAAATTGAACCTCGTGATAATGCATTGCATTTAGATTGTTGTTTTCAACCTGTTGGAACCAATAAAGGAATTATTTACAAAAGTGGTTTCCGTGAAGAAGCCGATTATATGTTCTTAGTGAATTTATTCGGAAAAGAGAATTTGTTCCACATTGAAAGAGAAGAAATGTATCACATGAATTCGAATGTGTTTTCGATTGCTCCTGATGTAGTAGTTTCCGAAAAAAACTTCACCAGATTAAACAATTGGTTACGCGAACAAGGATTTACAGTTGAAGAAATTCCGTATGCCGAAATTGCCAAACAAGAAGGTTTGTTGCGATGTTCAACTTTACCATTAATTAGAGATTAA
- the recR gene encoding recombination mediator RecR has protein sequence MELPSKLLENAVNEMSQLPGIGKRTALRLVLHLLKQPVEQTEVLSSALTAMRNDIQYCKECHTISDNELCGICSNASRDKSIICVVEDVRDVMALENTGMFKGVYHVLGGKISPIEGVGPSQLKISSLVDKVKQGNVSEIIFALSSTMEGDTTNFYIYKQIKDYKIQTSSIARGIAVGDELEYADEVTLGRSLLNRIPYEASMKY, from the coding sequence ATGGAATTACCTTCAAAATTATTAGAAAACGCGGTTAATGAAATGTCTCAACTACCGGGTATTGGTAAAAGGACAGCATTGCGTTTAGTACTACATTTATTAAAGCAACCTGTGGAGCAAACAGAGGTTTTGTCATCTGCATTAACTGCGATGCGAAATGACATTCAATACTGTAAAGAATGTCACACGATTTCAGATAATGAGTTGTGTGGTATTTGTTCTAATGCTTCTCGAGATAAATCAATAATTTGTGTAGTGGAAGATGTTCGCGATGTGATGGCATTAGAAAACACAGGGATGTTTAAAGGAGTTTATCATGTTTTAGGTGGAAAAATTTCTCCGATAGAAGGGGTTGGTCCAAGTCAATTGAAGATTTCTTCCTTAGTTGACAAAGTAAAACAAGGAAATGTTTCCGAAATTATATTTGCATTAAGTTCTACAATGGAAGGCGATACCACTAATTTTTATATATACAAACAAATAAAAGATTACAAAATACAAACGTCTTCCATTGCAAGAGGAATTGCTGTAGGTGATGAATTAGAATATGCAGATGAAGTAACCTTAGGTAGAAGTTTGTTAAATAGAATTCCTTACGAAGCTTCGATGAAGTATTAA
- a CDS encoding sodium:solute symporter — MTSGTILAIIIIYFGILILISNFVSKKDSSNDAFFKANKNAKWYLVAFGMIGTALSGVTFISVPGEVGNPDLQFKYFQFVLGNAIGFIIIATVLLPLYYRMNLTSIYGYIEQRLGVVSYKTAATIFLISRTIGSAFRLYLVVIVLQRFVFDDFEIPFAVTVLISLALIFAYTYRGGLKTIIITDTLQTFFLVSSVFLTIIFICNSLDLGFVDAFETVKNSNYSKVFFYEDSLKGNYIIKQILGGIFVTIAMVGLDQDLMQKNLSCANIKEAQKNMFSFTGIFVIINIFFLSVGALLYLYAEKNGISVPMVDGIKRTDLLFPEIAFNHLSIFPAIIFLLGLTAATFATTDSALTALTTSFCVDFLGMDKAENQNKSNTVRTRHLVHIGFSFLMFLVIIIFNSLNDKSVVTMIFKVASYTYGPLLGLYAFGLFMKSKTVHDKFVPIICVISPLICFLLAKNSAALFGNYVIDNELIIVNGMITFVGLLLISKPATSQTKF; from the coding sequence ATGACTTCAGGAACTATTTTAGCCATAATTATCATTTACTTCGGAATTTTGATTTTGATTTCCAATTTTGTTAGTAAAAAAGATAGTAGTAATGATGCTTTTTTCAAGGCAAATAAAAATGCTAAATGGTATTTAGTTGCTTTTGGAATGATTGGAACAGCGCTATCTGGCGTAACTTTTATTTCCGTCCCTGGTGAAGTAGGCAATCCTGATTTGCAATTTAAATATTTCCAGTTTGTATTAGGAAATGCGATTGGTTTTATCATTATCGCAACAGTATTACTACCCTTATACTACCGAATGAATTTAACTTCGATTTATGGTTATATTGAACAACGATTGGGTGTTGTGAGTTATAAAACTGCTGCGACTATTTTCTTGATTAGTAGAACGATTGGATCGGCTTTTCGTTTATATTTAGTAGTAATTGTGTTGCAACGATTTGTTTTTGATGACTTCGAAATTCCGTTTGCTGTTACCGTTTTAATTTCGCTTGCCTTAATTTTTGCTTATACTTATCGTGGCGGATTGAAAACGATTATTATTACCGATACCTTACAAACGTTTTTCCTAGTTTCTTCTGTATTTTTGACGATTATTTTTATTTGTAATAGTTTAGATTTAGGATTTGTTGATGCTTTTGAAACCGTAAAAAACAGTAATTATTCTAAAGTTTTCTTTTATGAAGACTCCTTAAAAGGCAATTATATAATAAAACAAATTCTAGGCGGAATCTTCGTAACCATTGCAATGGTTGGATTAGACCAAGATTTAATGCAGAAAAATTTAAGTTGTGCCAATATCAAAGAGGCACAAAAAAACATGTTTTCTTTTACCGGAATTTTTGTCATCATCAATATTTTCTTTTTAAGTGTGGGAGCTTTGCTTTATTTGTACGCAGAAAAAAATGGCATATCGGTTCCAATGGTGGATGGTATAAAACGCACCGATTTACTTTTCCCTGAAATTGCTTTTAATCATTTGAGTATTTTTCCAGCAATTATTTTTTTATTAGGATTAACAGCAGCCACATTTGCAACTACAGATTCTGCCTTAACGGCTTTAACAACATCATTTTGCGTGGATTTCTTAGGAATGGACAAAGCGGAAAACCAAAACAAATCTAATACGGTTAGAACACGTCATTTGGTACATATTGGATTTTCTTTCTTGATGTTTTTAGTGATTATTATTTTTAATTCATTAAATGATAAATCCGTGGTAACTATGATTTTCAAAGTAGCAAGTTATACGTATGGACCACTTTTAGGATTGTATGCATTTGGATTGTTTATGAAATCAAAAACCGTTCACGATAAATTTGTTCCCATTATCTGTGTAATTTCTCCATTGATTTGCTTTTTGTTAGCTAAAAATTCGGCAGCACTTTTTGGAAATTACGTAATTGACAACGAATTAATTATCGTAAACGGAATGATTACTTTTGTTGGCTTGTTGTTAATTAGCAAACCCGCTACAAGTCAAACCAAATTTTAA
- a CDS encoding MarC family NAAT transporter, with product MELFIYLFAALFSVLNPIGTVPIFVALTEGYTSAERAKVSLITSLNVLVILLISFFIGQYVLSFFGITITALRIAGGIIITSSGFGLLNGNFSKNKGINKKVQKEVQNRTHIALTPLAMPMLAGPGSISLLIAFYQEHNTTSEIIISTISIAVVATTIYLVLRSAHYLAKMLGSSGIVAISRIIGFLTIAIGIQYIISAILSIVRGI from the coding sequence ATGGAATTATTTATTTACCTATTTGCTGCACTTTTCTCGGTTTTAAACCCAATTGGAACCGTTCCAATTTTCGTAGCGTTAACTGAAGGTTATACAAGTGCTGAACGAGCTAAAGTGTCTTTAATTACCAGTCTGAACGTTTTAGTTATTTTACTTATTTCGTTTTTTATTGGACAATACGTATTGAGTTTCTTTGGAATTACGATTACAGCATTACGAATTGCCGGAGGAATTATCATCACAAGTTCAGGATTTGGATTGTTAAATGGGAATTTCAGTAAAAACAAGGGAATCAACAAAAAAGTTCAGAAAGAAGTTCAAAACAGAACTCACATTGCACTTACTCCTTTAGCAATGCCTATGTTAGCCGGACCGGGTTCCATTTCTTTATTGATTGCATTTTATCAAGAACATAATACTACATCTGAAATAATCATTTCAACAATTTCGATTGCTGTGGTTGCCACAACCATTTACTTAGTCTTAAGAAGTGCCCATTATTTAGCAAAAATGTTAGGTTCATCTGGAATTGTAGCAATTTCAAGAATTATTGGTTTCTTGACGATTGCCATTGGTATTCAATATATTATTAGTGCTATTTTAAGTATCGTTAGAGGAATATAA
- a CDS encoding UDP-glucose 6-dehydrogenase, which translates to MITNICCIGAGYVGGPTMAIIAQKCPHIKVTVVDLNEKRIAAWNDENVLNIPIYEPGLSDVIAEARGRNLFFSTDVDAAIDAADMIFISVNTPTKTYGVGKGMAADLKYIELCARQIARVAKNDKIVVEKSTLPVRTASAIKNILDHTGNGVNFQILSNPEFLAEGTAVEDLLAPDRVLIGGDTTPEGQKAIDLLVEVYANWVPKENILTTNVWSSELSKLTANAFLAQRVSSINALSELCEKTGADVNEVARAIGMDSRIGPKFLKSSVGFGGSCFQKDILNLVYIAKSYGLNEVADYWEQVIIMNDHQKRRFAKNIVKTLYNTVSGKKIAFLGWAFKKDTNDTRESAAIYVADDLLNEQASIHVYDPKVGAVQIQSDLNYLETRSEASNSEGVHVYDNPYEACKDAHAIAVLTEWDEFKAYDWQKIYDAMLKPAFVFDGRNILDAEKMNAIGFQYYKIG; encoded by the coding sequence ATGATTACAAATATTTGTTGTATTGGAGCGGGTTATGTTGGTGGACCTACAATGGCAATAATAGCTCAAAAATGTCCTCATATTAAAGTTACAGTAGTAGATTTAAATGAGAAAAGAATTGCAGCATGGAATGACGAAAATGTATTGAATATCCCTATTTATGAGCCTGGACTTAGCGATGTTATAGCAGAGGCGAGAGGAAGAAACTTATTTTTTTCTACCGATGTTGATGCTGCAATTGATGCTGCTGATATGATATTTATATCTGTTAATACGCCTACAAAAACATATGGAGTAGGAAAGGGTATGGCAGCCGATTTAAAATATATTGAATTATGTGCTCGTCAAATTGCTCGTGTAGCTAAAAATGATAAAATTGTAGTAGAAAAATCTACCTTACCAGTTCGTACAGCTAGTGCCATAAAAAACATATTAGATCATACCGGTAACGGAGTTAATTTCCAAATTTTATCAAATCCTGAGTTTTTGGCTGAGGGTACAGCTGTAGAAGATTTATTAGCTCCTGATCGCGTTTTAATTGGTGGAGACACTACTCCTGAAGGACAAAAAGCTATAGATCTTTTGGTAGAAGTTTATGCAAATTGGGTTCCAAAAGAGAATATATTAACTACAAATGTATGGTCTTCTGAGTTATCAAAATTAACGGCAAATGCTTTTCTAGCTCAACGTGTTTCCTCTATTAATGCATTAAGTGAATTGTGTGAAAAAACAGGTGCAGATGTTAATGAAGTAGCAAGAGCCATAGGAATGGATAGTAGAATTGGACCAAAATTTTTAAAATCATCTGTTGGTTTTGGAGGTTCGTGTTTTCAAAAAGATATTTTAAATTTAGTTTATATTGCTAAATCTTACGGATTAAATGAAGTGGCTGATTATTGGGAGCAAGTTATCATAATGAACGACCATCAAAAAAGACGTTTTGCCAAAAATATCGTTAAGACTTTATACAACACCGTTTCTGGAAAAAAAATAGCATTTTTAGGTTGGGCATTTAAAAAAGATACAAACGATACAAGAGAATCTGCAGCTATCTATGTGGCAGATGATTTGTTAAATGAGCAAGCCTCTATTCATGTGTATGATCCAAAAGTAGGGGCAGTTCAAATTCAATCGGATTTGAATTATTTAGAAACTCGTTCAGAAGCTTCTAATTCAGAAGGAGTACATGTGTATGACAATCCATATGAAGCGTGCAAAGATGCACATGCTATTGCTGTATTAACAGAATGGGATGAATTTAAGGCGTATGATTGGCAAAAAATATACGATGCTATGTTAAAACCAGCTTTTGTTTTTGATGGAAGAAACATCTTAGATGCAGAAAAAATGAATGCAATAGGTTTTCAATATTATAAAATTGGATAA
- a CDS encoding CoA-binding protein, translating to MKTLVIGASTNKERYSYKAIHNLVDKSHQVVAIGAKKGMAFDIPIETEKLDFHAVDTITLYVNPKAQEDYYDYILSLQPRRVIFNPGTENPDFYKILEANNIQYEVACTLVLLATNQY from the coding sequence ATGAAAACATTAGTTATTGGTGCTTCTACAAATAAAGAGCGATATTCATATAAAGCGATTCATAATTTAGTCGATAAAAGTCATCAAGTAGTTGCTATAGGAGCCAAAAAAGGAATGGCTTTTGATATACCAATCGAAACCGAAAAATTAGATTTTCATGCGGTAGACACCATTACTTTGTATGTTAATCCAAAAGCGCAAGAAGATTATTACGATTATATTCTATCGTTACAACCTAGACGCGTTATTTTCAATCCAGGAACAGAAAATCCTGATTTTTATAAAATATTAGAGGCAAATAATATTCAGTACGAAGTAGCTTGTACGTTAGTTTTATTGGCAACCAATCAATATTAA
- a CDS encoding polysaccharide biosynthesis tyrosine autokinase has protein sequence MLDTKDFNFFEKHNSFDFKGFLFRIVAYWKWFVLSLIITFVYAYNVNIRKETLYGMESLIVIEDQNNPFFTSNTSLVFNWGGTSDKVQTIITSLKSRSHNEIVVDKLQYYIKYLKKGEYFYKDAYGEVPFYVEIDKNQGQLFSKLIKIKFLSATQYQLSVDFGEDTSASLIQYSDVSIHPVNVSGGEFNKVYKINEFVDLPFLKIKLLIKPEAFDFSNQEYYIRFDDFNQTVSAYRALEVNADAKATSVVRLQLEGPNKYRLVEYLNTTVEVLRKIQLDSKNLFANNTINFIDSTLKEMEGQIKDAENELKEFRRGKNIFELEGEAGGGLLSAKLSSFDAEKDAINRKIAYYNLLKNYLEKTTDYSKLPAPTVAGIDDPNIIGNVSKLISLSAERAKLAYSVKNKKMFSEFDVEMESIKKVLLENIASSKSALSLNLFLINKNIAKAESEASLLPENKQEHIKITRKYNLKDKIYSTFLEKRSEAEIVKAANISDIKFLDPAKDIGGGLRGPKTSINYILAAFIGFLVPLLIVFVIVLLDNNINTLEDIQKMTNIPIIGVIGKKNTKNNLSVFEKPKAPLAESFRAIRSSLQFLYKKQKQKDGAKIVMLTSSVSGEGKTYCSINLATVFALSDKKTVIVGLDLRKPRIFGDFNINNITGVVNYLIGQKTIDEVIQNTHIPYLDVIPSGPIPPNPSELLMGESMYEMIEELKTKYDYIVLDTPPVGLVSDALELAQFCDATIYVTRQGYTKKGMLSVVNEKHKRGELHNISIIFNGFTKKAHNGYGYGYGAYGEGYHDEPIEPKGIKKIIKDIKNKFK, from the coding sequence ATGTTAGATACTAAAGATTTTAATTTTTTTGAAAAGCACAATTCTTTCGATTTTAAAGGCTTTCTTTTTAGAATTGTAGCTTATTGGAAATGGTTTGTTTTATCTCTTATCATAACATTTGTTTATGCTTATAATGTAAATATTAGAAAAGAAACCCTTTATGGTATGGAGTCTTTGATTGTAATTGAAGACCAAAATAATCCCTTTTTTACTTCAAATACCAGTTTGGTTTTTAACTGGGGAGGAACATCCGATAAAGTACAAACTATAATTACAAGTTTAAAATCGCGTTCGCATAATGAAATAGTTGTTGATAAACTTCAGTATTACATCAAGTATTTAAAGAAAGGAGAGTATTTTTATAAGGATGCTTATGGTGAGGTTCCTTTTTATGTTGAAATTGATAAAAATCAAGGCCAATTATTTTCTAAACTAATAAAGATTAAGTTTTTATCTGCAACTCAATATCAATTGTCAGTTGATTTTGGTGAAGATACATCTGCTTCTTTAATTCAGTATTCAGATGTTAGTATTCATCCTGTAAATGTATCAGGTGGTGAATTCAACAAGGTATACAAAATTAATGAGTTTGTAGATTTACCATTTTTAAAGATTAAATTACTCATTAAGCCCGAAGCTTTTGATTTTTCAAACCAAGAATATTACATTCGATTTGATGATTTTAATCAAACAGTTTCAGCTTATCGTGCTTTAGAAGTAAATGCTGATGCTAAAGCCACATCTGTTGTTCGTTTACAACTTGAAGGTCCAAATAAATATAGATTAGTAGAGTATTTAAATACAACAGTTGAAGTATTAAGAAAAATTCAATTGGACAGTAAAAACCTTTTTGCTAATAATACCATTAATTTTATTGATAGCACTCTAAAAGAAATGGAAGGTCAAATCAAAGATGCTGAAAATGAATTAAAAGAATTCAGAAGAGGTAAAAATATATTTGAATTAGAAGGAGAAGCTGGTGGTGGTCTTTTAAGCGCTAAACTATCTTCGTTTGATGCTGAAAAAGATGCTATTAATAGAAAAATAGCGTATTATAATTTACTAAAAAATTATTTAGAAAAAACTACAGATTATTCAAAACTTCCTGCGCCTACAGTTGCAGGAATTGATGATCCGAATATTATTGGAAATGTTTCAAAATTAATATCACTTTCAGCAGAACGAGCTAAATTGGCTTATTCTGTAAAAAATAAAAAAATGTTTTCTGAATTTGATGTTGAAATGGAATCCATTAAAAAAGTTCTTTTAGAAAATATAGCCAGTTCAAAAAGCGCCTTATCTCTTAATTTATTTTTAATAAATAAGAACATTGCAAAAGCAGAAAGTGAAGCTAGTTTATTACCAGAAAACAAGCAAGAACATATAAAAATTACGCGTAAATACAATTTAAAAGATAAAATTTACAGCACATTTCTTGAGAAAAGAAGTGAAGCAGAAATAGTAAAAGCAGCTAATATTTCAGATATTAAATTTTTAGATCCAGCTAAAGATATAGGTGGAGGATTAAGAGGTCCAAAAACGAGTATAAATTATATTTTAGCAGCATTTATTGGATTTTTAGTGCCCTTATTAATAGTCTTTGTAATTGTATTATTAGATAACAATATTAATACATTAGAAGATATTCAAAAAATGACAAATATTCCAATAATAGGAGTTATTGGTAAAAAGAACACTAAAAATAATTTGTCGGTATTTGAAAAACCTAAAGCTCCTTTGGCTGAATCGTTTAGAGCAATTCGTTCTTCTTTGCAGTTTTTATATAAAAAACAAAAGCAAAAAGATGGCGCTAAAATAGTAATGTTAACATCCTCGGTTAGTGGAGAAGGTAAAACTTATTGTTCTATAAACTTAGCTACTGTTTTTGCATTGAGTGATAAAAAAACAGTAATTGTAGGTTTGGATTTAAGAAAGCCAAGAATTTTTGGAGATTTCAATATCAATAATATTACGGGTGTAGTAAATTATTTGATTGGTCAAAAGACAATTGATGAAGTCATACAAAACACACACATTCCGTATTTAGATGTCATTCCATCAGGTCCTATTCCTCCAAATCCTTCTGAGTTATTAATGGGGGAATCTATGTATGAAATGATAGAAGAATTAAAAACTAAATACGATTATATTGTATTGGATACGCCTCCTGTTGGATTGGTTTCAGATGCGCTAGAATTGGCTCAGTTTTGTGATGCTACTATTTATGTAACCCGACAAGGTTATACTAAAAAGGGAATGTTAAGTGTTGTTAATGAAAAGCACAAACGAGGTGAATTGCATAATATTAGTATAATTTTTAATGGTTTTACTAAAAAAGCTCATAATGGTTATGGGTACGGCTATGGAGCTTATGGTGAAGGTTATCATGATGAACCAATTGAGCCTAAAGGGATAAAAAAGATTATAAAAGACATAAAAAATAAATTTAAATAA
- a CDS encoding polysaccharide biosynthesis/export family protein has protein sequence MRKILFFTLFAVMLTSCISTRDITYLQPNSVSKSDSIKIVNENSKPYRIQANDILSINIKALDQRLVEMFSTSTQANAGQMQVSPQSLYFNGYTVDDHGNIRVPILGEVNVLGYTTDEVRIKIEKQLLEDYFKKEANIFVTVKLAGLRYVINGEIGRPGMGVLFQDRATIMEAIANSGDINITGNRREVQIIRKFPYGFETYNIDLTDANAVHSPYFYIQPNDYIIIKPLKQKTWGTGVTGVQSIATIMTAISLITTLLVLSKTL, from the coding sequence ATGAGAAAAATTCTTTTTTTTACTTTATTTGCTGTAATGTTAACTTCTTGTATTTCTACAAGAGATATTACTTATTTACAGCCTAATTCTGTATCAAAGTCAGATTCAATAAAAATTGTAAATGAGAATTCTAAACCTTACAGAATTCAAGCAAATGACATATTAAGCATTAATATTAAAGCGTTAGATCAAAGATTGGTTGAAATGTTTTCAACTAGTACACAAGCAAATGCAGGTCAAATGCAAGTTTCACCCCAAAGTTTATATTTTAATGGTTATACAGTTGATGATCATGGAAATATTAGAGTTCCAATCTTAGGAGAGGTTAATGTTTTAGGATATACAACAGATGAAGTTCGTATTAAAATTGAGAAACAATTATTAGAAGACTATTTTAAAAAAGAGGCTAATATTTTTGTAACCGTAAAATTAGCTGGATTACGATACGTTATTAATGGTGAAATTGGAAGACCGGGTATGGGTGTTTTGTTTCAAGACCGCGCTACTATCATGGAAGCAATTGCAAACTCGGGTGATATCAATATTACAGGAAATAGAAGAGAGGTCCAAATCATTAGAAAATTCCCATACGGATTTGAAACTTATAATATTGACCTTACAGATGCAAATGCTGTTCATTCCCCTTATTTTTATATTCAGCCAAATGATTATATCATAATCAAGCCTCTTAAGCAAAAAACTTGGGGTACTGGTGTAACAGGTGTTCAATCAATTGCTACCATCATGACGGCTATCTCACTAATTACAACATTGCTTGTATTGTCTAAAACATTATAA
- a CDS encoding four helix bundle protein translates to MKSYEDLDIYKMSLSLFYEVHPASLLLPKYELYELGSQLRRSSDSVNSNIVEGYGRKRYKADFIKFLVYSHSSCLETKGHLLKIKNLYAGLIPEIERFINDYDVLGAKIFNFIKYVENNWQT, encoded by the coding sequence ATGAAAAGTTATGAAGATTTGGATATATACAAGATGAGTTTGTCTTTGTTTTATGAAGTTCATCCAGCATCACTTTTGTTACCAAAATATGAATTATATGAATTAGGCAGTCAATTAAGAAGGTCGTCAGATTCGGTTAATTCTAATATAGTAGAAGGTTATGGAAGAAAACGATATAAAGCAGATTTTATTAAGTTTTTAGTTTATTCACATTCTAGTTGTTTAGAAACGAAAGGACATTTGTTAAAAATAAAGAATTTATATGCTGGTTTGATTCCAGAAATTGAAAGATTTATTAATGATTATGATGTTTTAGGAGCTAAGATTTTTAACTTTATAAAATATGTTGAAAATAATTGGCAAACCTAA
- the ctlX gene encoding citrulline utilization hydrolase CtlX, giving the protein MNQTTNSILMIRPVAFRMNEQTAVNNYYQKVLDNLTPASVNAKAQEEFDTFVQKLKMIGLNVVVVEDTLSPDTPDSIFPNNWISFHENGDVVLYPMFAENRRLERREDILDTLEDQGFVINEIMDYTSAEDDNIFLEGTGSIVLDRANGKAYCALSPRADEELFIEFCEDFEFTPVIFEAFQTVNGERKHIYHTNVIMCVGETFAVICADCIDDKKERKMVLDSLKGDDKEVILITEDQVNNFAGNMLEVKGNDDRRYLIMSASAHQSLTKKQIAQLEEHVTIVSSSLDTIEACGGGSARCMMAEIFLPKE; this is encoded by the coding sequence ATGAACCAAACAACTAATTCTATATTAATGATTCGTCCGGTAGCATTCCGTATGAACGAACAAACTGCGGTGAACAATTATTACCAAAAGGTATTGGATAATTTAACACCAGCATCGGTTAATGCAAAAGCTCAGGAGGAGTTTGATACTTTTGTGCAAAAGCTTAAAATGATAGGTTTAAATGTAGTGGTAGTTGAAGATACATTAAGCCCAGATACACCAGATAGTATTTTTCCTAACAACTGGATTTCATTTCACGAAAATGGAGATGTAGTTTTGTATCCCATGTTTGCTGAAAACCGACGTTTAGAAAGAAGAGAAGATATTTTAGATACTCTAGAAGATCAAGGTTTTGTAATCAATGAGATTATGGATTACACATCGGCAGAAGATGATAATATTTTTCTTGAAGGAACTGGAAGTATCGTTTTAGATAGAGCTAACGGAAAAGCTTATTGTGCTTTATCGCCAAGAGCCGATGAGGAATTATTCATTGAGTTTTGTGAAGATTTCGAATTTACACCTGTAATTTTTGAAGCTTTCCAAACCGTAAATGGAGAAAGAAAACATATTTATCACACGAATGTAATTATGTGTGTGGGAGAAACTTTTGCAGTTATTTGCGCAGATTGTATCGATGATAAGAAAGAACGCAAAATGGTCTTAGATAGCTTAAAAGGCGATGACAAAGAAGTAATTCTTATTACGGAAGACCAAGTGAATAACTTCGCTGGAAATATGTTAGAAGTAAAAGGAAATGATGACAGAAGATATTTAATCATGAGTGCTTCAGCTCATCAAAGTTTGACGAAAAAGCAAATTGCCCAATTAGAAGAACATGTAACTATTGTAAGTTCAAGTTTAGATACAATTGAAGCTTGTGGTGGTGGAAGTGCACGTTGTATGATGGCAGAAATTTTCTTGCCAAAAGAATAG